One part of the Rutidosis leptorrhynchoides isolate AG116_Rl617_1_P2 chromosome 1, CSIRO_AGI_Rlap_v1, whole genome shotgun sequence genome encodes these proteins:
- the LOC139886396 gene encoding uncharacterized protein has product MAKISAASARSHTRKNNSSNSTSFLQKGIFKKLLLVFFTGFLAWAYQATRPPPPKICGSPNGPPITSPRIKLRDGRHLSYLEYGVPKETAKYKIIFLHGFANSKLHNLLAAAASPDLIKDLGVYSVAFDRPGYGESDPDPNRTLKSLVLDIEELADQLELGSKFYVVGMSMGGELVWPVLKYIPHRLAGAGLIAPVVNHWWPSFPLNISSEVYSELFTQDQWCLRVVHHLPWLTYWWNTQKWFPASAVASNSLKMFSPPDMEVLSKLKGQTEAQKTQPRQQGEYESLHRDLMIAFGKWEFDPMELENPFPDGEGSVHVWQGDDDRFTPVKLQRYIAQQLPWINYHELPRAGHLFIFADGMADTILKALLNVRD; this is encoded by the exons ATGGCAAAGATTTCTGCTGCATCAGCAAGGTCACACACCAGGAAGAACAATTCATCCAATTCCACTTCTTTTCTTCAAAAAG GGATTTTTAAGAAATTGCTGCTTGTATTTTTCACGGGGTTTTTGGCATGGGCGTATCAAGCAACACGTCCACCACCTCCAAAGATATGTGGATCTCCCAATGGTCCACCTATTACATCACCAAGGATAAAGCTTCGTGACGGAAGACATTTGTCGTATCTAGAATACGGTGTTCCGAAAGAGACGGCCAAGTACAAAATCATCTTTTTGCATGGTTTTGCTAATTCAAAACTTCATAATCTTCTTGCTGCTGCTGCCTCTCCG GATCTTATTAAGGATTTAGGTGTGTACTCTGTTGCATTTGACCGGCCTGGTTACGGAGAGAGTGATCCAGATCCCAATCGAACTCTCAAGAGTTTGGTTTTGGACATAGAGGAGCTCGCTGATCAGCTTGAACTTGGATCTAAGTTCTATGTAGTTGGAATGTCTATGGGTGGCGAACTAGTTTGGCCCGTTCTTAAGTACATCCCTCACAG ACTAGCAGGAGCAGGTCTTATTGCTCCGGTAGTTAATCATTGGTGGCCTAGCTTCCCTTTGAACATATCTAGTGAAGTATATTCTGAGTTGTTTACGCAAGACCAGTGGTGTCTGCGTGTTGTTCACCACCTACCATGGCTGACATATTGGTGGAACACTCAAAAATGGTTCCCCGCTTCTGCTGTTGCTTCTAATTCCCTTAAAATGTTTTCTCCCCCAGACATGGAGGTTTTGTCAAAACTGAAGGGTCAAACCGAAGCACAAAAG ACACAACCAAGACAGCAGGGAGAATACGAGTCACTTCATCGCGATTTGATGATTGCATTTGGCAAGTGGGAATTTGATCCAATGGAACTCGAGAACCCATTTCCGGATGGTGAAGGATCAGTTCATGTATGGCAAGGTGATGATGATCGGTTTACGCCTGTGAAACTGCAACGTTATATTGCACAACAACTCCCATGGATCAATTACC